TGCGGATGGGGGCGATCCGGGTCGACGTCGACCAGCAGCCGGCCGACGAATCGACGCTCCCGTCGCTCGCGGCGCTCAACGAGGCGGCAGCGGCCGCGGGGCTCACCGTCCGGCCCCTGGCAACCGACGAGCAGGCCCTCGATGACGTGCTCTCGGAATTCGAAGACGGCCTCGTGATCGACCGCGCCGACCGGGTGCGTGACGATCAGATACGGGCGCTCGCAGAGCGATTGGCGACAGTCGTCGCCAGCCCGGGCAGGCCCGACAGCGCCGATTCACAGCGTGGTGGTCGCTACGGTCGGCTGCATGCGGCCGGCGTGTCACTCGCGCTCGGGAGCGACGGGTTCTCGATGGCCCCGTTTCGGGCGATCGAGCGCCTGCGGTCCGCGCCCGGCCCGGAACAGCGACTTGCCGTGACGGAGGCGCTGCGGGCGGGGACGCGCGGTGGGCCCCTCGCCCGCGGCGGGTCTCCGGGGACGATCGAGGTCGGGGCCCCCGCGGACGTAATCGTGCTCTCTGATTCCCCCTGGGAACGGCCGGCTTCGGACGTGTCGGTGGACCTGACGGTCGTCGACGGCGAGCTCGTGTACGAGAGACCCTAATTCCTGAGCAGGGAGCGGCCCGTCATCCCCTCGGGGCGGTCGAGTCCGAGAATCGAGAGGATCGTCGGCGTGAGGTCCGCGAGGGTGCCACCCTCGCGAATGCGGCCGTCGCCGTCCGTGGGATCGATCGAGATGAACGGCACTGGATTGAACGTGTGGGCCGTGTGTGGCGTCTCCGGTGTGCCCATGTCCTCGGCGTTGCCGTGGTCGGCAGTCACGAGCAGGTGGCCGCCCGCGTCTCGGATGGCCGTGCCCAGTCGATCGAGTTCGGCATCAACGGTCTCGACGGCCTCGATCGTCGCCTCGTAGTCGCCCGTGTGCCCGACCATGTCGGGGTTCGCGTAGTTGAGGACGAGCACGTCCGGGTCCTGCTCGTCGATGATCCGGACCGCGGCGTCGGTGACCCCGGCCGCACTCATCTCCGGCTTTTGATCGTAGGTCGGCACGTCCGGGCTGGCGACGATCTCCCGGATTTCGCCCTCGAACTCGATCTCGCGGCCGCCGTTGAGGAAGTAGGTGACGTGGGGGTACTTCTCGGACTCGGCGATCCGGAGCTGTGTCAACCCGGCCCGTTCGAGGACCGCGCCAAGGGTGATTTCGGGCTCGTTTGGTTCGACGAGGACGGGCAGATCGAAGCGACGATCGTACTCGGTCATCGTCGCGAGCGCAATTTCTGGTGGCTCCGTGGACTGGGGCCAGGCGGGATCGATGTCCGCGAGCATCCGTGTCAGCTGGCGTGCCCGATCGGCCCGGAAGTTGCAGAAGACCACGCCGTCACCGGATTCGAGTGCCGGCCCGCCCGTGATCAGTGTCGGTTCGATGAACTCGTCGGTGTCCCCCCGGTCGTAGGACTGCTCGACGGCGGCCCGAGCCGACTTGGCCTCATGTGTCGCCTCGCGGTTCACGATCGCGTCGTAGGCCCGTTTGGTTCGCTCCCAGTTCCCGTCCCGGTCCATCGCGTAGTAGCGGCCGGAGACGGTTGCGATCGAGCCAGTTCCGACCCGCTCGATTTCGGATTCGAGTTCGGTGATGAACGCCTCGCCGGCGGTCGGGCTCGTGTCCCGACCGTCCATGAAGGCGTGGATCACCACCTCCAGGCCCTCCTCGGCGGCACACTCGATGAGCGCGTGTAAGTGGGCCTGATCGGCGTGGACGCCGCCGTCACTGACCAGTCCCATGAGGTGCAGCCGTCCGTCCTGCTGTCTGGTGTCGTCGAAGACGGTCTGGAGTGCCTCGTTCTCGCAGAAGGTGTCGGCCTCGATCTGCCGATCGATGCGGAGGGCCGGCTGGTCCAGCGGTCGCCCGGCCCCGATGGTGAGATGGCCCACCTCGCTGTTTCCCATGCGTCCCTCCGGCAGGCCCACGGTTGGCCCGTCGGTGCGGAGGGTGCCGGTGACGCCCGTCTTCCAGTAGCGATCGAACGTCGGGGTGCTGGCGGCCTCGATCGCGTTCAATCGGTCGTGGTCGCCGAGTCCCCAGCCGTCGAGGATGACGAGCGCCACCTCCATGCGGATGGCTGGGGGTGGCGGACGTATCTAGGTGTCGTTCGCGGCCCGACCCCGGGCCAGCCCCTGGCTGTGTCCAGTCCTCGAGGAGCAGGGGCAGAACGCGAAACATCCAAATCCCACCGGCTAATACCAAAAAATACCAAGAGCTGGTGGAAAAAGGGGCAGAAAACCATTTAGTGGGAACACTTATGTGCCCCCGGACGAATGATCAGGTGTCGCAATGACAGACGACGACTCCAACCCCGCCATGTTTCCCTCGGCCTTTGCGAAGGCGATGGGACAGGCGGGCTCCGACGCGACGGAAACCTCAGCACAGATGACCGAAGCCATGCTCGATGCGGCTCCCACGCCCGAGACCTTCCCGCTGGAGGCGGTCCAGGGGACGGCGACGTTCAAGACCCGGATCCAGAGCGGCGGCCGGATCAGCATTCCCGACGCCGAACGCGAGGTCCTCGACCTCGGCGAGGGTGACATCGTCCAGGCAGTGATCGTGCCGCTCAAGCGCAACCAGGACAATGACTGAGGACACCGATTCCACCGACGACTCGCCCTTCGGGGCGATGTTCGAGATGCAACGCGACGTGATCGAGCAGGGACAACAGTTCGCCGAGGAGTCGGCGAGTGCCCCGGCGGCGTTCGCCGCGGCCATGCGTTCGGCTGCAGTCGAGGGCACGGACGTCCACCGGCGGACCCTGGAGGTCGGCCAGCGAGCGATCGAGGACATCCTCGACGCCATCGAGGCAACCACGCCGACCGACGAGGCGGCCCTCGAAGACCTCCGTCAGGCCGTCGAGGGTGGCTTCGACGACCTGCTCGCGGCCCAGGACGACGTGGTCGAGTCCGCCGATGAAGCGGCCGAAGCGGGTATCGAGGAGTACGAGGCGGCGGTCGACGGGGCGCTCAGCAGTCTCGATGCCCAGCTGGACCTCATCCTCGATGCGAACGACGACTTCGAGGCCCGGACGCTGGACGCGCTGGAAGTGGTCGTCGACCAGTACGAGTCCCTCCAGGCCGAGATCGAGGGCCAGTCCGGGGAGCTCTCCGAAGACATGCACGCGCAGCTCGATACGTTCGAGGACCGGCTGGCGACCCAGATCGAACAGTACCGCTCGACGCTTGCGGACCTCGAATCGCGGTTCGACACGCTCCAGTCGGAGTGACTACCCAGCCGAACGCCGTCCCGATATGTTTTGTCTCCGGTTTTTGAGACGGCGCGGACGCTGGCGCGAGAACGCGGGTCAGTGCGGATTCGGGGAATTCTTGGATCCTGTTCGGTTTGTATAGTGGGCTAGTCGAGTTGCCTCATAGTTCGGCCATTACGCTTTGCTCATTTCCGCGGTTTCCGAATACGTGGACGTTGAGATTGTGTAGAGGCTTTGCCGCGCGTCCGGAACGTAGAGGTTTTTCTCGACGATATCCCCATCGATGAGTCGGCTGAGTGCGTCTCTGACTGTCCGCTGAGACAGCCGGGTTTCGTTCACGATTTGCTTTTGGGTTAACGCAGAGTTGTATTCGAGGACCTTTAAAACGAGTTTGGCACTCGGCGGAAAGTTCTGTATCTGGTTGTCGACATCTACCATTTGAATACAGTCACCGTGATTCAGCTGTTGCTTTTCTTTCCCTGCCTGTAACAGTTTGACTTGGCTACCAAAGGGATTTATTCGTCCGACTCCGCCGCCTGCTGGAGTTCCTCGATCATTACGGAGTGGGCGAGGAGCGTGGACGTTCCCCGGCGGAGACGCTCCGTGACAGCCTGATCCGAGATGCCAAGCCTGTTGCCCAGTTCCTTGGTGGAAATTTGGCGGGGTATGTCGAAGTACCCTTCCCTGAAAGCCAACATGAGTGCCTCCCGTTGTGGGACCGACAGTCCATACCAGGGTCCCGTGTCTGGTTTCGTCGGGTTGTAGATCCGGATCACCTCCATCTCGATATCCGCGCTCAAACAGTAGTCTTGAAAATCAGAAAGGGCATCGTGACTCGGGAACCGAAGTTCGAACCGCCAGTTGTGCCCCGTCCCTGTCGCTTCGAGCAGCTGTGCACCCCCCTCTCGAATCCCCTTGATTACAAGGTCCCGTGACGCTCGCCACTCGAGGGCATAGAGCGTTCGGTCATCGTGAACTTCCTGAACCTCGAAACTCTCGACGGATGGGTGGTTTTTGACCGCGGCCTCGAACCCGTCCCGATGGGGCTCGTAAATCCAAATATATGGAATGATGGATTCGCCCAGCGGAACCATCGATTCCACTTCCACTACGACACCATCCTCCACACGCAGAATCCGACCCAGTTCGAAAGACTCTGGAGAAAAGTCAATGTCTGCAATTACTGACATCTGTTTCAAAGTATACTCTCCATACAGGTATAGATACCTCACTATGACTGGCTACAGAAGTGGTAGAGCTTGGTATACCAGGCTTTCCAGCAGCCTTTACCCGCTGGAATTGGTAACAGAAGATACGGACAGGTAACACAACCGGATCCGTCACCCAAATCAGCACGAGATTCGGTGGCCACTGGCAAGTGACTGTGACTAGCAGACCGGTGCCCTCTCCAATACTATCATGGACGAAAATTCGACGAGTCATGACGGCATCTCCACGGCCGAGGAGCTCGAAGAATCGTTGGTTCAACTGCTTCGATCAGCCTACGAGAACGGCGTGAGCATCGAAACAAGCTATGAGATTCGGAACGGACAAGCGGTGCCAGACTGGGAAGTCCTGATCCACAAACTCGCCAAAAAGGGGCCTGACTAAATCAATTCGCTTACACTTTTTAGTAGCACAACCGCCAACAATGGTGGCTTATAGTCCCTGATTTACCAACCCGTTCTGACTTGACCATCCATGCGTAAAATCGTGTATGACTGGTTTCCCTTCCGATCAAGCAAAAGCGGATCGTAGCGACGAGTCGGTAAGGGCCATCGAATCGATTGTACAAGAATTGAATGACGTCTTCCGACAAAACACCCCTTTCGAGGAAAAAGCCAGACAGGCTCTCGAACTGGGTAGAGACTTTCTGTCAGTAGATAACGGCCATCTCACTCGGATTGACGAAGAAACCGATCACTGGGAAACGCTCGTCAGTACCGATTCACCTGAAGGATCGTTTCCTCCAGGCCTCGAACTTGATCTTGGCAGCACTTACTGCCGCCGAATAGTCGGGCCCCAATCCCAATTAAGTCTCAGTGATGCCCCAAACCAGGGCTGGGAAGATGACCCGGCATTCGAAACCCACGGCATCCATTGCTATCTCGGCACTCCAATCGTCCTCGATGGGGAGACATATGGCACCGTTTGTTTCGTTTCTGTAGAGTCCCGGAGCAAACCATTTGGGAACGGGGAGAAACTAGTCGCCGAACTCATCTCGCACATGCTCGGACGGGAACTCGAAACCGAGCAACACGAGTCCCAATTGATGAAACAGACGAATCTCAGTCTCGTCCTCAATCGAGTGCTCAGACACAATTTGCGGAACGAGTTGGCCATCATACGTGGCTACACGCAAATGATGTCGGAGTCCTTGACGGATTCCCAGTATGGACAGCGGGCACTGCAGAGTATTGACAAACTCATCCGCTTGAGCCAAAAGGCCAGGGAACTCGACGAGATCGTTGCAAGCGACGCGGAACGCGATCAGTCGGACATTCGGGGTATCATTGGCGATGTTATTGCGAGTTTTCGCACGGAATTTCCTTCGGCATCGATTTCTATCGACACCGATGAGGACGTTTTGGTGGCTGTTTTCCCGAGTTTCAAACGGGCAATGCGGGAACTGATCGAGAATGCCGTCAAACACAGCGGCGAGCACGCTACTATCGAAATATCTATCGAATCGGTTCCGAACGCCATCGAGGTTCGGATTGCCGACGATGGCCCGGGCCTCGGCAGTCAAGAAATCGAGGTACTTCGCTCCGGGTCGGAAACACCACTGATGCATGGGAGTGGTCTGGGACTGTGGCTCGCTCACTGGATCGTATCTAGCCACGATGGATCGGTCGATGCAACAGTCACTGATGCGGGAACGACGCTGACGGTGACGGTTCCTCGGATGCCGGTGGGTGAGAGCGAACAGCCAATACGGGACCTCGTTCGGGCCCGGGACCAGTATAAAGCCGCCTTCGAAGAGGCTGGAGATGCTATAACAATTGCCGACGACCAGGCCCGCATACTCGATGTAAACAAGGAAGCGGCCAGGCTCTATGGCCTGGATAGAAAGCAGTTGATGGGTCGGTCGATGAAAGATTTCCTGCCGGACGATTTCGATTTCGAAGCCGAATGGGGCGAGATCCAGGCGGCCAAAATGAAACGCGATGAGATGCAGATCGCCAGTGCGGACGGGGGAGTAAATCCAGTCGAATATACCGCAAAAACCGATTTCGTCCCCGGACAACATCTCATCGCGAGCCGGGATGTAACCGACCGGAAAGAGCACGAACGGGAGGTTTCCGCATTGAAGGAGCGGTATCAAGCGTTGCTCGAAGAGATCCCGGCCCCGGTCATCGTCACGGATATCGAGAGCGACGAAATTATCGAAACCAACTCGGCTTTCGATACGTTACTTGGTACATCCAAGGATCAACTCCTTGGTGAACGACTAGAAGTCTTGTTCCCTGAAGGCGATGGTGACCGATATCGGGCGGTGTTTGGCCCTCCCTACGGAGATGCAGAAACGATCACTCGACTCCCGAATGGCTCGCCACCGACACTAATAACGGCCGACGGGAAGGCCATCCCCGTGGAGGTACGCATCGGGACCGTTGAACTCGCAAAACGAGAAGTCATGGTGGGCTTGTTCCGAACTGTATCCGACCTGAATGCCGGGAAGGACTCACTTCAGGACCGGAACGAACAACTGGAGTTATTTGCAAGCGTGGTCTCCCACGACCTTCGTAACCCGTTGAATGTAGCGAGTGGACGCTTGGAGTTGGCTATGGATGACTGTGATAGCAAGCACCTCGAGACGATTGAAGACGCCCACAGGCGAATGGAACGGTTGATCGCTGATCTCCTCGTTCTGGCCCGCCAGGGTGAGACTGTCGCTGATCCCGAACCGGTTGCCCTTGCCGACCTGGTGAATGGTTGTTGGAGGAACGTGGATACTGAAGCGGCCACTCTTGTCGCGGACGTGGATCGCACGATTCGAGCGGATGCCAGCCGGGTGAAACAGATATTCGAGAACCTGTTCAGAAACGCTGTGGAACAGGGAAGCGGTGAGGTGACGGTGACAGCCGGCGGGTTAGGAGGGGGATTTTACGTAGAAGATGACGGTCCAGGAATCCCAAAATCCGAGCGGGAAGTTGTATTCGAGGCAGGCTATTCAACTAGGGAGGGGGGATCTGGGTTTGGCCTGAACATCGTCAAGGAGATCGTTG
This region of Halodesulfurarchaeum sp. HSR-GB genomic DNA includes:
- a CDS encoding AbrB/MazE/SpoVT family DNA-binding domain-containing protein — its product is MTDDDSNPAMFPSAFAKAMGQAGSDATETSAQMTEAMLDAAPTPETFPLEAVQGTATFKTRIQSGGRISIPDAEREVLDLGEGDIVQAVIVPLKRNQDND
- a CDS encoding helix-turn-helix domain-containing protein gives rise to the protein MSVIADIDFSPESFELGRILRVEDGVVVEVESMVPLGESIIPYIWIYEPHRDGFEAAVKNHPSVESFEVQEVHDDRTLYALEWRASRDLVIKGIREGGAQLLEATGTGHNWRFELRFPSHDALSDFQDYCLSADIEMEVIRIYNPTKPDTGPWYGLSVPQREALMLAFREGYFDIPRQISTKELGNRLGISDQAVTERLRRGTSTLLAHSVMIEELQQAAESDE
- the gpmI gene encoding 2,3-bisphosphoglycerate-independent phosphoglycerate mutase codes for the protein MEVALVILDGWGLGDHDRLNAIEAASTPTFDRYWKTGVTGTLRTDGPTVGLPEGRMGNSEVGHLTIGAGRPLDQPALRIDRQIEADTFCENEALQTVFDDTRQQDGRLHLMGLVSDGGVHADQAHLHALIECAAEEGLEVVIHAFMDGRDTSPTAGEAFITELESEIERVGTGSIATVSGRYYAMDRDGNWERTKRAYDAIVNREATHEAKSARAAVEQSYDRGDTDEFIEPTLITGGPALESGDGVVFCNFRADRARQLTRMLADIDPAWPQSTEPPEIALATMTEYDRRFDLPVLVEPNEPEITLGAVLERAGLTQLRIAESEKYPHVTYFLNGGREIEFEGEIREIVASPDVPTYDQKPEMSAAGVTDAAVRIIDEQDPDVLVLNYANPDMVGHTGDYEATIEAVETVDAELDRLGTAIRDAGGHLLVTADHGNAEDMGTPETPHTAHTFNPVPFISIDPTDGDGRIREGGTLADLTPTILSILGLDRPEGMTGRSLLRN
- a CDS encoding ATP-binding protein, which produces MTGFPSDQAKADRSDESVRAIESIVQELNDVFRQNTPFEEKARQALELGRDFLSVDNGHLTRIDEETDHWETLVSTDSPEGSFPPGLELDLGSTYCRRIVGPQSQLSLSDAPNQGWEDDPAFETHGIHCYLGTPIVLDGETYGTVCFVSVESRSKPFGNGEKLVAELISHMLGRELETEQHESQLMKQTNLSLVLNRVLRHNLRNELAIIRGYTQMMSESLTDSQYGQRALQSIDKLIRLSQKARELDEIVASDAERDQSDIRGIIGDVIASFRTEFPSASISIDTDEDVLVAVFPSFKRAMRELIENAVKHSGEHATIEISIESVPNAIEVRIADDGPGLGSQEIEVLRSGSETPLMHGSGLGLWLAHWIVSSHDGSVDATVTDAGTTLTVTVPRMPVGESEQPIRDLVRARDQYKAAFEEAGDAITIADDQARILDVNKEAARLYGLDRKQLMGRSMKDFLPDDFDFEAEWGEIQAAKMKRDEMQIASADGGVNPVEYTAKTDFVPGQHLIASRDVTDRKEHEREVSALKERYQALLEEIPAPVIVTDIESDEIIETNSAFDTLLGTSKDQLLGERLEVLFPEGDGDRYRAVFGPPYGDAETITRLPNGSPPTLITADGKAIPVEVRIGTVELAKREVMVGLFRTVSDLNAGKDSLQDRNEQLELFASVVSHDLRNPLNVASGRLELAMDDCDSKHLETIEDAHRRMERLIADLLVLARQGETVADPEPVALADLVNGCWRNVDTEAATLVADVDRTIRADASRVKQIFENLFRNAVEQGSGEVTVTAGGLGGGFYVEDDGPGIPKSEREVVFEAGYSTREGGSGFGLNIVKEIVEAHDWEIQVTEGSTGGARFEITGIEFAVE
- a CDS encoding helix-turn-helix domain-containing protein, coding for MVDVDNQIQNFPPSAKLVLKVLEYNSALTQKQIVNETRLSQRTVRDALSRLIDGDIVEKNLYVPDARQSLYTISTSTYSETAEMSKA